In one Alnus glutinosa chromosome 14, dhAlnGlut1.1, whole genome shotgun sequence genomic region, the following are encoded:
- the LOC133856727 gene encoding uncharacterized protein LOC133856727, whose product MVHTATIVEQGIKEATADYVNRKQSMSIGASPPPAPSKRVLYRFARRCPMAVTRSQGTQASNYQPRQPTQARVYSLTLGNVEIDDNATDVVTGATHSFISSTFVMLYKLSTEPLEKKICEAIPVGSAVTCRKCVDNCHIVIEGKTLPAKFAVFSMLGFDVILRMHCLSKYKDNIDCRKKEVTFRLNGIKEFKFCGSHIRATLPLLYVVQAIKKVTGLPPDQEIEFTIDLVPETQPIYKALCDMVPIELYL is encoded by the exons ATGGTGCACACTGCCACTATTGTTGAGCAAGGGATCAAAGAAGCGACTGCTGACTATGTGAATAGGAAGCAGTCGATGTCAATTGGAGCATCTCCTCCTCCAGCGCCGTCAAAGAGAGTCCTCTA CCGCTTTGCCAGGCGATGTCCCATGGCAGTCACTAGAAGTCAGGGGACTCAAGCGAGCAACTATCAGCCTAGGCAACCCACACAAGCCAGAGTCTACTCACTCACATTGGGTAATGTCGAAATTGATGATAATGCTACCGATGTCGTCACAG GTGCTACtcattcttttatttcatcCACGTTTGTAATGCTATACAAATTGAGCACTGAACCACTAGAAAAAAAGATATGTGAGGCCATTCCTGTTGGTAGTGCAGTAACTTGTAGGAAATGTGTAGATAACTGTCACATTGTTATAGAAGGGAAGACTTTGCCAGCGAAGTTCGCAGTGTTTAGCATGTTGGGCTTTGATGTCATTCTGAGAATGCATTGTCTATCAAAGTATAAAGATAATATAGATTGCCGTAAGAAGGAAGTGACGTTTCGGCTTAATGGCATTAAAGAGTTTAAGTTTTGCGGGTCTCACATACGAGCTACTCTGCCACTTCTTTATGTTGTTCAAGCGATTAAAA AAGTCACAGGATTGCCTCCTGATCAGGAAATTGAGTTCACCATTGATTTGGTACCAGAGACTCAGCCTATTTACAAGGCATTGTGCGATATGGTTCCCATAGAATtgtatttgtga
- the LOC133857077 gene encoding cell division cycle 5-like protein, producing MRIMIKGGVWKNTEDEILKAAVMKYGKNQWARISSLLVRKSAKQCKARWYEWLDPSIKKTEWTREEDEKLLHLAKLMPTQWRTIAPIVGRTPSQCLERYEKLLDAACAKDENYEPGDDPRKLRPGEIDPNPESKPARPDPVDMDEDEKEMLSEARARLANTKGKKAKRKAREKQLEEARRLASLQKRRELKAAGIDNRQRKRKRKGIDYNAEIPFEKKPPSGFFDVTDEDRPVEQPKFPTTIEELEGKRRMDVETQLRKQDVAKNKIAQRQDAPSAILQANKLNDPETVRKRSKLMLPAPQISDHELEEIAKMGYASDLLAGSEELAEGSGATRALLANYAQTPHQGMTPLRTPQRTPAGKGDAIMMEAENLARLRESQTPLLGGENPELHPSDFSGVTPKKREIQTPNPMLTPSATPGGVGHTPRSGMTPSRDGYSFNMTPKGTPIRDELHINEDMDMHDNAKLDQRRQADLRRNLRSGLGNLPQSKNEYRIVMQPVPEDKEEPEEKIEEDMSDRIAREKAEEEARQQALLRKRSKVLQRELPRPPVASLDLIRNSLIRADEDKSSFVPPTSIEQADEMIRKELLTLLEHDNAKYPLDKKMNKEKKKSIKRSANGSDYVPEIDDFEEDEVKEADYMIEEEAQYLRLAMGHENESLDEFVEAHKTCLNDLMYFPTRNAYGLSSVAGNMEKLSALQKEFENVKKKMDGDKAKAENLENKVKVLTHGYETRAKTAIWPKVEATLKLMDTAATELECFKALQKQEQLAASHRINSLWEEVQKQKELERTLQRRYGDLVAEVDRIQHLMDEYRIQAQKQEEIAAKNHALELAKAAEDENAGQQMDVDAQNENAQLCMAESLPSNMPDAAVGEKTTPVQGYSSEGTDSQLSHSGRDNPNGVSEIVVEENKMVIESVDGAAGDDITAEVAKVNPDFEDQQNVVEVTSLDGVFRKEEDCVPETDDKNNCANGDTMQVSGVEGGVVNSAGNSINQMPNALKAEPSLASDSAEKQTEMADMNANSNQVITKLDD from the exons ACTGAGTGGACCAGAGAGGAGGATGAGAAGCTACTCCATCTTGCAAAACTCATGCCCACGCAGTGGAGAACGATTGCCCCAATTGTTGGCCGTACTCCATCCCAGTGCCTTGAGCGGTACGAGAAACTCCTTGATGCAGCTTGTGCTAAGGATGAGAACTATGAACCAGGTGACGACCCTCGGAAATTGCGTCCTGGAGAGATTGACCCGAACCCTGAGTCAAAGCCTGCACGTCCAGATCCTGTGGATATGGATGAGGATGAGAAGGAAATGCTTTCTGAGGCACGGGCTCGGTTAGCCAACACCAAAGGTAAGAAGGCAAAGAGGAAAGCCAGGGAGAAACAGCTTGAGGAGGCCAGGAGGCTTGCTTCTTTACAGAAAAGGAGAGAACTGAAGGCTGCTGGAATTGACAATAGGCAACGCAAGAGGAAGAGAAAGGGAATAGACTACAATGCAGAGATTCCCTTTGAGAAGAAGCCTCCTTCAGGCTTTTTTGATGTTACCGATGAGGATAGACCAGTGGAGCAGCCCAAGTTCCCGACCACAATTGAAGAACTTGAAGGGAAAAGAAGAATGGATGTGGAAACACAATTAAGAAAGCAAGATGTTGCTAAGAATAAAATTGCACAGAGGCAGGATGCTCCATCAGCTATACTGCAAGCTAACAAGTTGAATGATCCAGAAACAGTTAGGAAGAGGTCAAAACTTATGCTTCCTGCACCCCAGATTTCAGACCATGAATTGGAGGAAATTGCAAAGATGGGTTATGCTAGTGATCTTCTTGCTGGGAGTGAGGAACTTGCTGAAGGGAGTGGTGCAACACGTGCTCTTCTTGCAAATTATGCCCAGACACCACATCAAGGAATGACACCTTTACGAACTCCACAAAGAACGCCTGCTGGTAAGGGTGATGCTATTATGATGGAAGCAGAAAATCTGGCCAGGTTGAGGGAGTCTCAAACACCATTATTAGGGGGAGAGAATCCAGAGTTGCACCCTTCTGATTTTTCAGGGGTCACTCCTAAGAAAAGGGAGATCCAAACACCAAATCCTATGTTGACTCCTTCAGCAACTCCTGGAGGTGTTGGTCATACTCCTAGATCTGGCATGACACCATCAAGAGATGGCTATTCTTTTAATATGACGCCCAAGGGAACTCCCATCAGGGATGAGCTCCATATTAATGAAGATATGGATATGCATGATAATGCAAAACTTGATCAAAGAAGACAAGCTGATTTGAGAAGGAACTTGCGCTCAGGCCTAGGCAATCTTCCACAGTCAAAGAATGAGTACCGGATAGTTATGCAACCAGTTCCAGAAGATAAAGAAGAACCAGAggagaagattgaagaagataTGTCTGATAGGATAGCCAGAGAAAAGGCTGAGGAAGAGGCAAGACAGCAGGCATTACTTAGGAAGAGATCGAAAGTACTGCAGAGGGAGCTCCCTAGACCTCCTGTTGCTTCATTGGATCTAATTAGAAATTCTCTAATTAGAGCAGATGAAGACAAGAGCTCCTTTGTTCCTCCTACTTCCATTGAGCAGGCTGATGAAATGATAAGAAAGGAGCTTTTAACCTTACTAGAGCATGATAACGCAAAGTATCCACTTGACAAAAAAATGaacaaggagaaaaagaaaagtatcaaACGCTCTGCAAATGGTTCTGATTATGTCCCTGAGATAGATGATTTTGAAGAAGATGAGGTGAAAGAG GCTGATTATATGATAGAGGAAGAGGCTCAGTATCTTCGTCTGGCAATGGGGCACGAAAATGAATCCCTTGATGAATTTGTTGAAGCACACAAAACTTGCCTAAATGATCTGATGTACTTCCCTACCCGTAATGCTTATGGTCTCTCAAGTGTTGCTGGAAACATGGAGAAACTTTCAGCCTTGCAGAAggaatttgaaaatgtgaaaaagaagATGGATGGTGATAAAGCTAAGGCAGAAAACCTTGAGAATAAGGTCAAAGTTCTCACACATGGTTATGAG ACACGGGCTAAAACGGCTATCTGGCCAAAGGTTGAAGCAACCCTCAAGCTGATGGACACCGCTGCAACGGAACTTGAGTGCTTCAAAGCTTTACAAAAGCAAGAGCAATTAGCAGCTTCACACCGGATAAATAGTTTGTGGGAGGAAGTTCAGAAGCAAAAGGAGCTTGAACGAACTTTGCAGAGGCGGTATGGGGATCTTGTGGCAGAGGTAGATAGGATACAACACCTCATGGATGAATACAGAATACAAGCACAAAAGCAAGAGGAAATTGCAGCCAAGAATCATGCTCTTGAGTTGGCTAAGGCTGCAGAGGATGAAAATGCAGGCCAGCAAATGGATGTTGATGCCCAGAATGAGAACGCGCAGCTGTGCATGGCTGAAAGCTTGCCTTCTAATATGCCTGATGCTGCGGTGGGAGAGAAGACAACACCAGTACAAGGTTATAGTTCTGAAGGTACTGATAGTCAGCTTTCCCATTCAGGTAGAGATAACCCTAATGGAGTTTCCGAAATAGTTGTTGAGGAAAATAAGATGGTTATTGAGTCGGTTGATGGGGCTGCTGGTGATGATATAACAGCTGAAGTTGCCAAAGTCAATCCAGATTTTGAGGATCAACAGAATGTGGTGGAAGTCACAAGCCTAGATGGTGTCTTCCGCAAGGAAGAAGATTGCGTCCCAGAAACGGATGACAAGAATAATTGTGCCAATGGGGATACCATGCAGGTCTCTGGTGTCGAAGGGGGCGTAGTGAATTCAGCTGGTAATAGCATTAACCAAATGCCAAATGCATTGAAGGCTGAGCCTTCCCTTGCTAGTGATTCTGCTGAGAAACAAACTGAAATGGCAGATATGAATGCCAATTCCAATCAGGTCATCACAAAGTTGGACGACTGA